The Faecalibaculum rodentium genome segment CTCGGCTGACTTCCTGCCATTCGTTGTTACTGCAGAAGGGATGTCATCGTGGCTTGATGGTTCCTTTCGCTGACAGGACCTCCCCGGGTAAGGCCATACATCTTTCATTCCATATACCTGCCGCATTTACCCCAGACAGTCATCCGCAACTATTACGATTTGCGCTGTATGGCAGGCTCGTCTCCGTCTGTGGCCTTATATGCGATTCGTGTTCCTCAGGCCGGAACTTTGCCTCCAGGCTTCTTTCAGAGCTCCTGTTACCAGAGAGCCCCTTGCCTTGAACCAATGGTTAGCGGTTGCGATGATACGCTCCCATAGTGGACTTTCACCACCTGGATGTATGCTATGCCTTTCGCACAGAAAAGGACCCGTCTTCGGGTCCTGTCATCTATTTGTCGTCTTCCAGATCCTTCCAGTCGCTTTCCAGCTGGGCTTCGGTCTCCGAGGTATCGTATTCGTCGGATTCCATCTCCAGGCGGTTTTTCTGCTGTTCCTTCAGCCGGAGCCTGGCCATGAGCATCCGGGCCCGTTTCTTGGCATGCTTGAGCATCCGCGCATACTGGAGGAACACCACGAGGCAGATCACAAAGAGCACAGCACAGACGGCGATGCCCCAGAGATAGCCCTGGAATTCATACTGAAGGAAGGCGGTGATGAGGCAGCAGACCATGCAGATGAAGACCAGGAACATGGTGCTGCGGCAGGAGTTCGCGTATTTGCGGAAGAAGCGGTATTTCTCTTCTTCGTTGTCGATCACCTTTGGATATTCACCGGCTTCTTCCGGGTGCCGGAAGATGAACCAGCCGGCCTCCTTCTTCTTGCGGGCAGGAGCCTTGGAGACCAGTTGCCAGCCGTCTGCTTCCAGTCTGCGCCACTGGTCGTTGTCCGGTTCCTGCCGGAAGTAGTCGATGGAGTAGTAGTACTTCTGAGGTTCTCCCTTGGTGAAGTAATACTTGTGGCCAGTGTGACGGACATAATGATAGCCGTCTGCCGACTGCTCTGAGAGGTAGTCCTCAATGATGGGATACTGGCTCAGCAGGAAGTGTTTCTTGTCTTCGAACAGATCCGGCTCGTCATCATAATACTCGCCATCTTCGTCCTCTTCCTCTTCTTCGTCCTGATCCTCGTACTCATCTTCATCATCGTCTTCGTACTCGTCCTCTTCTTCGTCTTCGGAGTCCTCCTCATCCGCCTGGCCGGTGCCCAGCTGGGCCTGGGCGGTTTCTTCGGTGATTTCATCCATGAGGACATCTTCCGTGACAGTGGTCCTGGCCGAGGGTTCCGGTTCTGCGGCATCCGCCTCCTCCGGTTCTTCCTCGTTGTGGTCCATGAGGCTTTCTTCTGTCACGGCATCCATTTCAATGGTGGGCGCTTCCCCGGAATCCGGGCCTGCGCCGGTTTCTGTTTCCATGACAGTTTCCTCACTCACCGGTTCCTCCTGCGGCATCTGTGTCTGGAGCAGTTCGTCCACAGCCGGCGCCACATCTTCGCTGGAAGAGAACACCGTGGGTTCCGCTTCCTGTCCAGGTTCTTCCGTACACACGGCTTCTTCCTGGATTTCCTGTCCGTCGTCAAAAATCTCCCGGCGGATCCGGACCGTGGCCTTGCGCCTGGAGCGCTTGCCAAAGAGGGAGCGGCGGGGTTTTTCTTCTTCCTTCAGCTCGAAAATGTCCGAGGCATTGAAGGAGTGAAGCTCCGGTTCATTGAATTGTATCTGGGAAATCCGGTCCTGCTGGGTGAGTTCTTCAAGCTCTTCCAGGCCGGCGTTTTTCTGGTTTTCAGGTTCCTGTGCCATACTGTACCCCCTAACTGTATCATTATAAATCATCGGGGAAGGCAATGCCACAGGATGCGTTTCGGGCTGCCCATGCCTGCTGCACACTATTGGTGTGCGTGCGCAAAAGGATCCGGTTCTTCCGGATCCGCTGGTTTTGATTTCAGATACGCATGCCTGACCGGAGCCCGTTGACCAAAATCAGCGGGCGTGCCGGAGAACGACGTTCAGCCCCAGGACCAGGGCGGCAACAAAAAACAGCACCTGCCCGACAAACAGAAAGACAGAAAGGCACAGCAGGGCGAGGATCACTTTCAGGACCAGGCTGCCGCCTTTTTTCAGAACCGCCAGTGACAGCAGGATCACCGCAGCTGCTTTCAACATAATGCAAACTCCTTTCGCACCTGCAGGATATGGCAGGTGGATGCCAAGCCATATGAAACGGCTTTCCTTTTCTGTCTACATCATACAGGAAGAGCGTCGTGTGAATCTTACGGTTTTGAAAAGGCTGTGTCCATACAGTCCGGCGCTGTATATGCAGTTCACAGTCTCCATAAAATGTGAAACTCTCATAAAATGAAAGCCACGATTAAAAGGCCTCCTCTCGGGAGGTTTTTTAAATTTTCTGAATGCTTACATATTGTCTAAATCGTTGATATCGCTCCAGTTTGATATTCACATTGAGCAATTCCTATCTGGGCCAGTAACTGCTCTATCTTGTGTTTCATCTCATCATCTGTATTCTGCAGCATCTCTACGATCTCTTTTGCGGTCCTGATAATTGCTGGAGCATCTGTTTCCTCTGCTGATGTCTCCATACTCTGTTCCCGCTCACTCTGTTCTTTTTCCAATACCGCCGGGATCTGTTTCTTTCTCTCTTGGAAATATTCACCTGTCTGGAACATATGATAGGCAAGAACCATCATCTTTCTCGCAATCGCAATCAATGCGCGTTTTTTACCGCGTCGGGCTGCGATAGCCTCATACTTCCCCTTGAAATATGGGTGCTTCACTGCGTTCAGAGCACATTGAATCAACACAGGCTTTAGATAATATCCGCCTTTTCCAATTTTGACCGATTTATGTTTGTTGTTGCTCTGATTGCTTTGAGGGCACAGTCCACACCAGCTTATGAAGTGCTTCTCGTTCTTGAACTGTCCCATGTCTGTTCCTGTTTCGCTTAGTATCTGCATCGCCGAAAGCCCGGAGATTCCCGGGATGGAATCAAGCAAATCAAGATAGGACTTGAATGGTTCGAGAATTTCCGTCATCATTTGTTCGTAGCGTTGGATTTGCGCAGTGAGTCGGTCAACTCTTTCATACGCATTTTCAAGCTCGAATTTCTGGACGGAGGAGAACTTTGCACCAGCGAATGCTTTGCGAAGTTCTTCTTCTTTTTCTTTGCGCTCTTTATGGGTGGAGAACCGCATGATCCGGCAGCTTTTCCGTATCCGCTTTTTCACTTCCTCCAAATCCGGTTCCTCTGTCGTGAGCAGGTATTCGATCACACTTCGGGCCGACTCTCCTTCGATCCCGGAAAAAACAAGATCCATACGGATATTCGCTTCTGTCAGAATATTCCGGATCCTTCGGATCGTATCCCCTCTTTCCTGTACCAGTTTAGTTCTGGACCGTGAGAGCCTTCTGGATTCCCGAAGCTCCCGGACCGGGATATATGACTCTCTCAACAGACCGTTGGCCCCAAGTTCAGCGATCCAGGCACAGTCTTTCTGGTCCGTTTTTTGTCCGGCTATGGTCCGGACGTGCTTTGGGTTGACGATATGGGGTTTCAATCCCATTTCCTCACAGACATCAAAAACAGGGGTGGAATACTTTCCGGTCGATTCCATATAAACATCTATCGGCCTGTCTTCCAGATCCGGAAGAGTTGTATAGATCCATTCACACATTGAGGCAAGATCTGAATGATTTGAGTCAAATTTTTTGGTGACGAACACAAGCCCGTCTTTCCCTTTGGCCGGATCTTTGAAGGTCACACAGGCCCAGACATTATTTCTATGGACATCCAAACCGACACAGACCGGTTTTCTGTTACGAACAGCCATGGTCGAAAACTCCTCTCAAACAAAAAATGCCGGAGTGGAAGTTGATCCATCCATTGAACTTGTCGAGAAAAAAACCGACAGCCTATACAAAATGTTCAGAATATTCGTGATGAATTTCTACCCAGGGATACTATTTAGATCAACGGCGACTTATAAAAAAACAATCTCATGAAGACTGTGTGAGAAGTCCGCATGGAATAAATGTGTATCGTGCTCTCACCAGCTCCGGCAAGATAAATATAACAGGGGCCGGAACGGCCCCATCTAAGTTTCACTTATCCAAGGGTGGACCTCGCATGCGAGGTCCATGAATGAAAAAAAGAGGAATCAGGACCATTTCCCGGCTGATTCCTCTTTCCTTTTGCGTTCTTTTTCTTCCCGGAGCTCACAGCGGATCTTTTCCCAGTCCACCTGCCCGCAATGGGCACAGTCACCGCTGCAGCCGGTTTTTTTCTTCCTGGATGCGCTGCGGAAAATCAGCGTCAGCACGAGTGTCAGAACAAGAAGGATCAGTATATCACCGGCGCTCATTTTCTCACCTCCTCCAGTTTCGGATAGTTCCTGCCGGAACACACATCCTGTCCCGGCGACAGCATTTTATTTTCCGGATTCCAGCGCCATGGCTGTATGGATCGTGTCATCCCTGCCACTGTATCCCTTCCGGAACAGCAGGACCAGCAGCAGGCCCAGCAGGGCGAAGGCCACCACACTGAAGACGCTGAAAGTCACTTCCCCTGTGAACAGTCCGCCGATCTGGTACACGATGAGCGACACCACATAGGCGAATCCGCACATATAGCCAATGGAGGCCAGGGTCCATTTCCAGTTGTTCATCTCCCGCTTGATGGCACCCATGGCCGCGAAGCACGGAGCGCACAGAAGGTTGAAGATCAGGAAACTCCATGCCGTGACGGCACTGAAATCCGCAGCCACCGCCGCCCAGATTTCGGTTCCTTCTTCGGAGACTTCGCCCAGCCCGGCATACAGCACTCCGAAGGTGTTGACCACTTCCTCCTTGGCAATGAGACCCGTGAATGTCGCCACGGTGGCTTTCCAGGCCATGTCTCCCGCCCATCCCAGGGGCACAAAGATCCATGCCAGCATGTGGCCCAGACCTGCCAGAAGCGAGACATTGTTGTCTTCCACCAGCGACAGCGATCCGTTGACGATTCCAAAACTCTGCAGGAACCACAGAATGATGCTGCTGGCCAGAATCAGCGTTCCGGCGCGTTTGATGAACGACCAGCCTCTTTCCCATGTGGAAGCGAGCAGGCTGGTCAGTGTAGGCCAGTGATAGGCCGGCAGTTCCATGACAAACGGAGCCGGTTCTCCGGCAAATACCTTGAATTTCTTGAGGATGATGCCGGAAACCACGACCGCCCCAATGCCGATCACAAAGGCGCTTGTGGCCACCCAGGCGCTCTGGCCGAATACCGCTCCGGCAAAGAGGCCAATGATGGGCATTTTGGCGCCACAGGGGATGAAGCCCGTGGTCATGATCGTCAGCTTCCGGTCCCGGTCCTGTTCAATGGTGCGGCTGGCCATAATGCCAGGCACGCCGCAGCCTGTGACGACAAGCAGCGGAATGAAGCTCTTGCCCGAAAGGCCAAAGCGCCGGAACAGCCGGTCCATGATGAAGGCCACACGGCTCATGTAGCCGCAGTCTTCCAGTATGGAGAGCAAAAAAAACAGCACCAGGATCTGGGGCACGAAGCCCAGGACCGCGCCGACACCCGCCACAATGCCGTCCTGGATCAGCCTCGAGAGCACCTCGCCTACGCCCAGGGTTGTCAGCAGCGTTTCCACCCCATTGGGGATCCATTCCCCGAAGAGCACATCGTTGACCCAGTCCGTGCCCATGGTGCCAATGGACACTACGGTTTGGCCCATGGCAATGGTATAGATCCCCCACATGATGAGCACGAAGACCGGCAGAGCCAGCCAGCGGTTGGTCACCACCCGGTCGATTTTGTCCGACAATGACAGGCTGGAGGCCGTCGCCTTTTTCGTGAAGCACCCTGCCAGGATCCGCTCGATGTAATCGTAGCGCTGTGTGGTCAGGATCGACTCTGCGTCATCGTCATACTCTTTTTCCACCTTTGTGACAATGGCTTCCAGCCTGCGGGTCTGTTCCGGATCCAGGTGCAGTTCTTCCAGCACCCGTTCGTCGCGTTCAAAGGCTTTCACCGCATACCAGTACAGCGACTGGGGCGGGACCTTGTCTGCTAGAAGCTTCTGGATTTCTTCAAGAGCCTGCACAACCTGCGGTTCGAAACTGTCCGGACAATGTCCTGTGGGCTGCGGCTTTGCCAGCTCGGCAGTCAGTTCATCCAGTCCCTCTTTTTTCAGGGCAGAAATCGAGATCACCGGGCAGCCAAGCACGGCTGAGAGCTTTTTCAGATCCAGTGTATTGCCGCTGGCCCTGACCATGTCTGCCATGTTGACTGCCAGCACCACCGGCAGATTCAGTTCGAGCAGCTGTGTCGTGAGATAGAGATTGCGCTCAATGTTGGTGCCATCCACGATGTCCAGCACCATATCCGGCTGTTCCTTCACCAGATACGCCCGGCTCACGACTTCTTCCAGCGTGTAGGGTGACAGGGAGTAGATTCCCGGGAGGTCCTGAATCAGTATGTCCTCGTGATTTTTCAGGCGTCCTTCCTTTTTCTCCACCGTGACACCCGGCCAGTTTCCGGTATGCTGTCTGGAACCGGTCAGGGCGTTGAACAGCGTGGTCTTGCCGCTGTTGGGGTTTCCCGCCAGTGCAATCGTCTTCATGCTGCCGCCTCCTGGGTGCTGCCGGCTTCCCGGACTTCAATCATGACTGCATCCGCTTTGCGCAGGCTCAGTTCATAGCCGCGAACCGTGAGCTCCAGCGGATCTCCCAGCGGTGCCACTTTCCGGATATACAGCCTGGTCCCCCTGGTCAGTCCCATGTCCATGATCCGGCGCT includes the following:
- a CDS encoding DUF2812 domain-containing protein; translation: MAQEPENQKNAGLEELEELTQQDRISQIQFNEPELHSFNASDIFELKEEEKPRRSLFGKRSRRKATVRIRREIFDDGQEIQEEAVCTEEPGQEAEPTVFSSSEDVAPAVDELLQTQMPQEEPVSEETVMETETGAGPDSGEAPTIEMDAVTEESLMDHNEEEPEEADAAEPEPSARTTVTEDVLMDEITEETAQAQLGTGQADEEDSEDEEEDEYEDDDEDEYEDQDEEEEEDEDGEYYDDEPDLFEDKKHFLLSQYPIIEDYLSEQSADGYHYVRHTGHKYYFTKGEPQKYYYSIDYFRQEPDNDQWRRLEADGWQLVSKAPARKKKEAGWFIFRHPEEAGEYPKVIDNEEEKYRFFRKYANSCRSTMFLVFICMVCCLITAFLQYEFQGYLWGIAVCAVLFVICLVVFLQYARMLKHAKKRARMLMARLRLKEQQKNRLEMESDEYDTSETEAQLESDWKDLEDDK
- a CDS encoding IS110 family transposase; the encoded protein is MAVRNRKPVCVGLDVHRNNVWACVTFKDPAKGKDGLVFVTKKFDSNHSDLASMCEWIYTTLPDLEDRPIDVYMESTGKYSTPVFDVCEEMGLKPHIVNPKHVRTIAGQKTDQKDCAWIAELGANGLLRESYIPVRELRESRRLSRSRTKLVQERGDTIRRIRNILTEANIRMDLVFSGIEGESARSVIEYLLTTEEPDLEEVKKRIRKSCRIMRFSTHKERKEKEEELRKAFAGAKFSSVQKFELENAYERVDRLTAQIQRYEQMMTEILEPFKSYLDLLDSIPGISGLSAMQILSETGTDMGQFKNEKHFISWCGLCPQSNQSNNKHKSVKIGKGGYYLKPVLIQCALNAVKHPYFKGKYEAIAARRGKKRALIAIARKMMVLAYHMFQTGEYFQERKKQIPAVLEKEQSEREQSMETSAEETDAPAIIRTAKEIVEMLQNTDDEMKHKIEQLLAQIGIAQCEYQTGAISTI
- a CDS encoding FeoB-associated Cys-rich membrane protein, with amino-acid sequence MSAGDILILLVLTLVLTLIFRSASRKKKTGCSGDCAHCGQVDWEKIRCELREEKERKRKEESAGKWS
- the feoB gene encoding ferrous iron transport protein B, yielding MKTIALAGNPNSGKTTLFNALTGSRQHTGNWPGVTVEKKEGRLKNHEDILIQDLPGIYSLSPYTLEEVVSRAYLVKEQPDMVLDIVDGTNIERNLYLTTQLLELNLPVVLAVNMADMVRASGNTLDLKKLSAVLGCPVISISALKKEGLDELTAELAKPQPTGHCPDSFEPQVVQALEEIQKLLADKVPPQSLYWYAVKAFERDERVLEELHLDPEQTRRLEAIVTKVEKEYDDDAESILTTQRYDYIERILAGCFTKKATASSLSLSDKIDRVVTNRWLALPVFVLIMWGIYTIAMGQTVVSIGTMGTDWVNDVLFGEWIPNGVETLLTTLGVGEVLSRLIQDGIVAGVGAVLGFVPQILVLFFLLSILEDCGYMSRVAFIMDRLFRRFGLSGKSFIPLLVVTGCGVPGIMASRTIEQDRDRKLTIMTTGFIPCGAKMPIIGLFAGAVFGQSAWVATSAFVIGIGAVVVSGIILKKFKVFAGEPAPFVMELPAYHWPTLTSLLASTWERGWSFIKRAGTLILASSIILWFLQSFGIVNGSLSLVEDNNVSLLAGLGHMLAWIFVPLGWAGDMAWKATVATFTGLIAKEEVVNTFGVLYAGLGEVSEEGTEIWAAVAADFSAVTAWSFLIFNLLCAPCFAAMGAIKREMNNWKWTLASIGYMCGFAYVVSLIVYQIGGLFTGEVTFSVFSVVAFALLGLLLVLLFRKGYSGRDDTIHTAMALESGK
- a CDS encoding FeoA family protein translates to MTLNEFAPGAMLEITKLTGSGAVKRRIMDMGLTRGTRLYIRKVAPLGDPLELTVRGYELSLRKADAVMIEVREAGSTQEAAA